The following proteins are encoded in a genomic region of Nitrospirota bacterium:
- a CDS encoding O-antigen ligase family protein has protein sequence MRNSRETLPFGFFEGVLLLLLSSVSLFLLTTEFYIFAFVPVILILAFLFLLRSPHAGYYVIVFLIPFAAYRGLAGDSKLFNISWILGFFLLGFLLYRFVIARDSVGKINSNLWPFIAIYFVISLISALMSPYPQTAFANIGLALAGYVFIVLGIFFISSREVYAKTFPAILMTSITINSFLGIAGTIFGIDMFAVKHETFIRSMGAAVDPNNFSLMAIFSLPFIAHYLFTCRERNKRILLILMLLINLLGIVLTYSRGGALILIIIFPVLIAVHLFSLKPKLFGFVLSLIGFIAVIIISLIPEAYWERQKSVFAEKKDFSISRRLSYLHVGLDVFKDNPVFGSGPGTFRDIFSETKYAEFFYREGFTKRRFAHNTYIEIIVGTGTAGMIFFIVLLWRAVRNFRTAMRNFYERGDIWESHLTRAYLLSFTSLLIYLAIFSDMYHKYFLL, from the coding sequence ATGAGAAATAGCAGGGAAACACTGCCATTCGGATTTTTTGAAGGCGTATTGCTGCTCCTTTTATCATCCGTATCGCTTTTCCTCCTGACAACAGAATTTTATATCTTTGCCTTTGTCCCGGTTATTCTGATTCTGGCATTTCTTTTTTTACTCCGTTCGCCCCATGCAGGATATTATGTTATCGTATTTCTTATTCCATTTGCCGCTTACCGCGGGCTGGCAGGAGACAGCAAGCTGTTTAACATATCATGGATTTTGGGGTTTTTCCTGCTCGGTTTTCTGCTTTACAGGTTTGTTATTGCGAGGGACTCAGTTGGAAAAATCAATTCAAACCTCTGGCCTTTTATTGCCATTTATTTTGTAATCAGCCTGATTTCGGCATTAATGTCGCCCTATCCTCAAACTGCGTTTGCGAATATCGGGCTTGCACTTGCGGGTTATGTCTTTATAGTCCTCGGTATTTTTTTTATCTCATCCCGGGAAGTTTATGCAAAAACCTTTCCGGCAATACTTATGACAAGCATTACCATAAATTCCTTTTTGGGAATTGCCGGGACTATCTTCGGTATTGACATGTTCGCGGTAAAACATGAAACATTTATAAGAAGCATGGGGGCTGCCGTGGACCCGAACAACTTTTCCCTTATGGCAATTTTCAGCCTGCCTTTTATTGCGCATTATCTCTTCACGTGCAGGGAAAGGAACAAAAGGATATTGCTGATTCTCATGCTTTTGATAAATTTATTGGGCATTGTTTTAACTTATTCCCGGGGCGGGGCGCTGATATTAATTATCATTTTCCCTGTCCTGATTGCCGTGCATCTTTTCAGCCTGAAACCGAAACTGTTTGGCTTTGTGCTTTCCCTGATAGGATTTATTGCAGTTATAATAATTTCTCTGATTCCCGAGGCCTACTGGGAACGACAGAAGAGCGTATTCGCAGAGAAGAAGGATTTTTCCATCAGCAGGCGTCTTTCATATCTTCATGTCGGTCTGGATGTATTTAAAGACAATCCTGTGTTCGGCTCGGGTCCCGGAACCTTCAGGGATATATTTTCTGAAACCAAATATGCGGAATTTTTTTACAGGGAAGGCTTTACAAAACGGAGATTTGCACATAACACCTATATTGAAATTATTGTGGGAACAGGGACGGCAGGCATGATTTTTTTTATTGTCCTGCTCTGGCGTGCGGTAAGAAATTTCAGGACCGCCATGAGAAATTTTTATGAAA
- a CDS encoding sugar transferase — MTGGYYKGFVFLNRFFHIINALFFLILSSPVLILILLAVKLTDKGPVFYKGVRLGLNKKPFIMYKFRTLSPEAEQKIGAEILSLGHKLETKIGKLLRDTRLDELPQLFNIIKGDMDFVGPRPERPAIYEKFCRHIKNYDNRFSVKPGLIGFAQLFTPHSTPRKIRALLDNRFIKIRQSYLLDIGIIIYVCALISRKAVLKTFKYLWQRIVRGRVFGIYTDKRESERVRHQKAYVNIGAKMNGEVVYEKTASLADINADMFLIKTNDQLTAPKDLFFMLETESRINRKNAVRKKTAVCTGEIYREERLTGDDFRFSYVIKYRPVSPLNYYMIRQYFLEESIA; from the coding sequence TTGACCGGCGGGTATTATAAAGGATTTGTTTTCCTGAACAGATTTTTTCATATAATTAATGCCCTGTTTTTTTTAATCCTTTCATCCCCGGTTTTGATATTAATCTTATTGGCTGTAAAACTCACGGATAAAGGCCCGGTTTTCTACAAGGGGGTCCGCCTCGGGTTGAATAAGAAGCCCTTTATCATGTATAAATTCCGGACGCTCTCCCCTGAAGCAGAGCAGAAGATTGGCGCAGAGATCCTGTCCCTGGGTCATAAGCTTGAAACAAAAATAGGCAAATTACTCAGAGATACGCGTCTTGATGAGCTGCCGCAATTGTTCAATATAATAAAAGGCGATATGGACTTTGTAGGTCCAAGACCTGAACGGCCCGCGATTTATGAGAAGTTTTGCCGGCATATCAAAAACTATGACAACCGGTTTTCAGTAAAGCCGGGACTCATCGGCTTTGCACAGTTATTCACCCCACATTCAACTCCCAGGAAAATCAGGGCCTTGCTTGACAATCGTTTTATTAAAATCAGACAAAGTTATCTTTTAGATATCGGAATTATTATTTATGTCTGCGCCCTGATTTCCAGAAAAGCTGTTCTGAAAACATTCAAGTATTTATGGCAAAGAATTGTCAGGGGAAGAGTGTTTGGGATTTATACTGATAAGCGGGAGAGTGAAAGGGTAAGGCATCAAAAGGCGTATGTTAATATAGGAGCAAAGATGAATGGCGAGGTTGTTTATGAAAAAACAGCCTCTCTGGCAGATATCAACGCCGATATGTTCCTAATTAAAACCAATGATCAACTTACTGCTCCCAAGGACCTCTTTTTCATGCTTGAGACTGAAAGCAGAATAAACAGAAAAAATGCAGTAAGAAAGAAAACTGCCGTCTGCACAGGAGAAATATACAGGGAGGAAAGACTGACCGGTGATGATTTCAGGTTTAGCTATGTAATTAAATATAGGCCGGTTTCTCCGCTTAATTATTATATGATTCGCCAGTATTTTCTGGAGGAAAGCATAGCTTAA